The Siansivirga zeaxanthinifaciens CC-SAMT-1 region TTCCTTTTTGAAACGTTAATTTAGCTTTTGCACCCCAGTTATCGTCTGAGTTTATTTTATCTTGATAAACTACATAATTTCCTGGTTCACCAGTAATATCTTGATAGGTACTTCCGTTTAATGGACTACCTCCCCAAATACCGCCTAAAGCAATACCTAAAGGTCCAAATTTTCTTTCTAAAACTATGGTAGCGCGTTCTGTAGGCCACGGTGGTATAACACCACTTCGAACCTGATTAGGATCAAGAACCCTTTGTCCGTTTAAATCGAATTCTAAGCCAGTATCTAAATCTCTGTGGTAAATACCTGTAATATCCCAGCGGCTAAAATTAGTTTGATACTTTAAAAGCACAGTTGGATTTGCTCCCCACCATAATTGCGGGCCAAAAGCAGCCTTAAGCCCTTTTAAAGCACCTTTTCCGTCAATCTCCATTCCCAATATCTCACCATTATAAATGTCTAAATTAGGACCATAATTAGCTTCTGGATACAAGCCAAAGAAATCTCCCTCGTATCCCCAGTGGTAATGCCCTGTTCTATAAAAACCTCTTACGTCTGCCGTTTTTGTTTGCCACTCAAATTCTGCATTGTAAACACGCACGCGATTATTATCGGTAATAACAATATCTTCACCGTTTGCATTAGTAACAGTTATTGGACGTCCAACATTTTCGTAAAAAATCTCATCAATAGGGTTTTGTGCTACGTTACCAAGAACATTAAAGTTAACTTCTGCTCGCATATTGGAAGCTGGATTTGCTTCTACACCAATATAATAAGACTGCATATGATCGAAACCTAGCTTATTAGGAAAAGATTCTATATCCTCATTTTCGTTTTTTGGAGTTGTTATTAAGCTTCCACCTGTGTTAAATGTTGTAAATTCTGCTCTGAAATTACTAAGTTTTATTTTGTCTGAGCCATCTGCTTTTAAAGCTGCTTTATCACCTCTAGCTTTTAAAACCGCATCCATCAATTGAATGTTTTTGAAATGGTTATTAACAAACTCTAAAGTTACACCTTCTGTGTAAGGGTTTAATTGATGTGCTTCTTTTAGAGCATAATAAGCAGCTCGTGGATATAAATCGTAGAGTCCTCTAGAACTTGTTGGTCCTTTGGCACAGATACCAAACCACTCTTCATTCATATTATTCTCACCTGGTGCTAAATCTATAGCATATCCTCCATTAGCCCAAGACGCATTAGTATCATGTATATCTGCATTCTCTCTGTCATCGAAACCAAATTTCCACCAGCCATCGCTAAACTGAAATGTAAAACCACCAATAGAATTTTCGTTTTTGCCTAAACCGGCTGCATTTTGATAAATTTCTTTCCAGTTTTCTACCATATAATAGGCCTGGGCTTTTTGATCTTCCTTATTATCTATAGCATTAAAAGCATCTGCACCGAACTCGGTTAGCATAATAGGTTTGTTAAGCTTTTGTTTTACAATATCGAACAAATCGGTGAATGATGCACCACGATAGGCATTAACACCATATATATCAACATCTTTACATTCTTCTGCAACTATATCTATAAACAGAACATCTCCATTACATATAGCAACTGGATGCGATGTATCTAGCTCCTTCATTTTTTTTGCCGCATCATTCATAAGCTTATACATGGGCCTTCCGCGTGATTCTCCAATAAACTTTTTTTCTTGTTCATCGTCTGGAAAATCTTCTGTTTCTGCACCTTGCCAAAAAAGCCCGTAATTGTTTTCATTACCAAGTAAATACAGTAATAACCCTGGAGTGTTTTTGTATTCTTTAACTAGTTTATCAACTTCTGAAAGAAGATGTGCTTGTGTTTTAGGATCAGAATAATGAGTAATGGGTGTCCATACTCCATCTAAAGTTAACCCATAACGTCCGAAAGAGTGATTAAGCATCGTATAAATACCATAGTTTTCATAGATATATTTAATCCATCTTGCTGGAACACCTGTATACTGACGTATTACGTTAACATTCATGTTCTTTAACAGAGACATTTCGGTGTCAAGACCTGCTTTAATAATATCGTCAGACTTGTTCCAAAAATCGGCGTTAACAGTATTTGTACCAATAGGGATGTAATCCCAATTCATACCGTTAATTATAAAATCTTTTCCATTTACAACTAATTTCATACCATCATCATTACTAACAACTTGAACGTTGTTCGATTGAGAGACAGCACTTAGTGTAAACAAGAAAAGTACTATTCTTAGAAAATTGTTTTTCATAGTTTTATTTAATTTAGAAGTTGGTCTTTATAAAATAATTATATTAATCAAAATATTAGCAATGGCAAAAATGGGAATATCGTTAAGTATTAAAATTAAAACAATTAATTATCAACTTAATAAAAAAGACCTCAACAAAAAGCATACATGATAAAAAAATAACATTAAAACAATTAAAAAATCAATTTATACGCATATTTGTAACGCTATTTATAGAAAACTAAACGAAAAATTTATTTCATTAAAAACATTAATGTAGTGGTGTTGTATAGGAAAAAAACAACATTGTAGTGGTGATATAATTATAGTTAGCTTCCTTAACATAATTACCAATTAAGGTTTATACTAGAAATACAGTTTTTTGGTTGTAGGTTAGAAAAATAAAATAGGTTATAAAATTAAAAAAGGAGCATGATGCTCCTTTTTTAACATGTTTTAAGAACAACACCTTATTCAGTAACCAAAGTAAAACCCCACTCAAATTGATTATTACCATCAGTTGTGCTAAGAACCATTTCATTTGCAGAACGACTACGAATTTTATATTTATGATTTCCCCCAACATAATACCCTATAAAACCTATTCCTGATAAACTTAAAGTTTCAACACCTGCTGGTGCTGATAATGACCAATTTGATGAATAATCACTATAGCCATAATTAAGGATGTCTGCTCCATCTTGAGAGCCTCCACCTGCTCCTCCCAATTCGTTAACTAATACTTCACGACCAAAAACTGTTCCTGTTATATCTGTAGTTGGATCATCATTAGTACTGTCTACAATATGTGTAAATGTCCCATCAGAGTTAAAAATATATCTATCATCGTACATTCCTACAGCAGCTTTATCATTTGGGTTGGCTCCATAATACTCAAAAGGATTTCCTCCTACTGGTCCAAGTCCAAAATGGTCTTTAGCTTCATTTTTAATTCTCCAAACCCTCGTTCCATTACCATATAGCATGTCTAATAAATCGGCTGGTGGTTCGTATAATGACAATACTTCGACTTCAATGGTCTTACTAGAAGATGCTCCTCCTGTACCAAAAGCTATTACTGTAATAGCATATGTATTTAATCCTAAAACAGTAAAATCGTGCGACACAGAACCTCCTTTAGCAAGTTTTGTTTGATTCTGTATTATGAAATGAATTGCTGTAACATTATCAGCGGTAGCGGTAAAATTAACAGTACCGCTTCCATCTCCGTTTGGGTTGCTAGCATCTGCACCAACTTTATTTACCTGTATCTGTATGTTTGATGGCGCAGTGATATTTCCCACCTCAAAGTTATCTTCTTGACAGCTATTAATAAATAAAAGCAAGTAAAAAAAGATGCCTATGTTGTATTTTATATTTTTCATTGTTTTAAATTTATTTAATTGTGATAATTAAAATTGTCTATGTATGCTAATACACTGTCAAAGTTATTTTCTCCATTAACTTGAATAACGACTTTATCTAAATCTGTTCTATCAATAGGGTCTGGATCAATTCCGTTAAAATTTAAGTTTACCCAATTATCATTTACAAAATCAAATGTAATTTCTTGCCAAGCATCAAGAACAATAGGTTTAATGATTTCTGTTTGGGTTTGCCAAACATTACCTCCTAATTCACTGTTTTGAAGTTTTAAAGAAATTTTATTTTCTTGAGTTCCTGTTATACCCGAAGATGGTACATAAATTTTTAAAGTAAATTTACTTTTTGCAACTAAATCGAATTTAGGTGTTACGGTAAACTGAACATTAGCATACTGTCCTCCAGTATCACTATACTCTAATACCGTTGCTGAATTATTATTGGAATCCATAAATGGATTTGGTAAAGCAGTGTTTAAACCTGCTTGGTCTCCAAACCAAGTTGTAATAGTTCCTCTGCCTTCGAAGCCATCTCTGGCAAAAGGAGGCGTATCAGAAGGAGGCATCGTTCCATATTTAAAATCATCAATATAAGCTAACACACTGTCAAAATTATTTTCTCCATTAACCTGAATTACAACTTTATCTAAATCTGTTCTATCTATAGGGTCTGGATCAATTCCGTTAAAATTTAAATTTACCCAATTGTCATTCTCAAAATCAAATATAATTTCTTGCCAAGCATCAAGAACAATAGGTTTAATGATTTCCGTTTGGGTTTGCCAAACATTACCTCCTAATTCGCTATTTTGTAGTTTTAAAGAAATTTTATTTTCTTGAGTTCCTGTTATACCCGAAGATGGTACATAAATTTTTAAAACAAAGACACTTTTACCTCCAGTTAAATCGAATTTAGAATCTGTAACAAATTGAATATTTGCATATTGTCCGCCTGTATCTGAATATTCTATAACGGTATCAGAAAAATTATCGGCATTTACATATGGGTTTGCTAAATTAGTTTTTAATCCTGCTTGATCGCCTGCCCATGTTGTAATGTTTCCGTTACCTTCAAAATCATCAAAAAGTAATGGCGTATAACTAGATGGCTCTCTCCAGAAATAAATATTATCTACAAATATAGTTCCGCCTGCTGGTGCACCATCAAATTTGAATTGAGCAATATCACTCATGCTTAAGCCTAAGTCTATAAAATATGATAGAGGAATATCAAACGATGTCCACTCATTTGGTGTTAAATCTAAATCGAATGCCTTCTCTCCAGTAGAAGCGCTAATAGGAGATATCTTTGCATTATTATCATCAGCAGTCCAAATATCTATATGAAGAAATTCCATGCTAGAAGCATCAATATTAGCTCCTAGTTGTATGCCTTGATAGGTTAGACCTGTATAGCGAAGAATTTTATCGTCATTTATTAAAAATTCGCCTACATTCCAATTTGCACCTTGATCCCAATAAGGAAAGAAATCATTTGAAAGATTGTATTCATAGTTTAGCTTATCGCTAAAAATTCCAATAACATCTGTTGCTTGTCTAAAAGGTGGTGCTTTTGCTGATTCTAGTGGTTGTAAAATTGCAGTTACAATAAACTCTTCGGTATACTCTGTAGTTTCAATAGCTCCGCCCTTAACAACCA contains the following coding sequences:
- a CDS encoding glycoside hydrolase family 2 TIM barrel-domain containing protein, whose product is MKNNFLRIVLFLFTLSAVSQSNNVQVVSNDDGMKLVVNGKDFIINGMNWDYIPIGTNTVNADFWNKSDDIIKAGLDTEMSLLKNMNVNVIRQYTGVPARWIKYIYENYGIYTMLNHSFGRYGLTLDGVWTPITHYSDPKTQAHLLSEVDKLVKEYKNTPGLLLYLLGNENNYGLFWQGAETEDFPDDEQEKKFIGESRGRPMYKLMNDAAKKMKELDTSHPVAICNGDVLFIDIVAEECKDVDIYGVNAYRGASFTDLFDIVKQKLNKPIMLTEFGADAFNAIDNKEDQKAQAYYMVENWKEIYQNAAGLGKNENSIGGFTFQFSDGWWKFGFDDRENADIHDTNASWANGGYAIDLAPGENNMNEEWFGICAKGPTSSRGLYDLYPRAAYYALKEAHQLNPYTEGVTLEFVNNHFKNIQLMDAVLKARGDKAALKADGSDKIKLSNFRAEFTTFNTGGSLITTPKNENEDIESFPNKLGFDHMQSYYIGVEANPASNMRAEVNFNVLGNVAQNPIDEIFYENVGRPITVTNANGEDIVITDNNRVRVYNAEFEWQTKTADVRGFYRTGHYHWGYEGDFFGLYPEANYGPNLDIYNGEILGMEIDGKGALKGLKAAFGPQLWWGANPTVLLKYQTNFSRWDITGIYHRDLDTGLEFDLNGQRVLDPNQVRSGVIPPWPTERATIVLERKFGPLGIALGGIWGGSPLNGSTYQDITGEPGNYVVYQDKINSDDNWGAKAKLTFQKGRFNWYGQAAYMGLVANGGADATRTFTGWKLKDSGSGNQTNILSGFTYTIGNLQIAPNFLWQKPLVAPMPNDVNAPGRLRNFIDDPFAVRGNRETTAGELLLTFDPTPGSWFYDWDSDRSEDAKIALNLGFVYRHHPTAQDAAIGFLANRSFFAFAQSAPAQNLWEVSSRVVSKVHRDLGIIGNFYGGNAQANGDSDRTIERFGGDLRMIYKKWKIEYGFKVNDWGPFDYHRDFNLTFPVQNMIDISTSIGKPDWYILPDTKIGIRGTWRSLDANSPRYSPSAIPANTYPALPTLSPVGFGNGSEWEIRTYVHINIGK